The Planctomycetia bacterium genome has a segment encoding these proteins:
- the recG gene encoding ATP-dependent DNA helicase RecG, producing MRTVGGFRPEAASYRYTAAMSEPRLPTAHLEPSLTTPLERLPGVGTARAQRLARLGLVAVRDALMHFPRDYRDFSGAHAVAGLAEGEHASLSGDVVDVGTRTLVSGRQMLTVVVAVGADRVRAVWFNMPFMARRFAVGMRVALAGTPRRRAGIWEFAHPEVRWLAEGEEPHASEWLAIYPLAEGVQQSHVRLAVRAALDHAAGICPEAFPDETLAAKNLLPIERALREMHAPSGAEGAAAARRRFVYQELFMLQLALRMQRGRQQERRAAPMLPVDARLDSRIRARFGFEFTPAQRRVCAEIAADIGRSEPMNRLLQGDVGSGKTAVAIYALLAAVATPVRRPATAAGAAPEPVVGPDGRPERHQAAIMAPTELLARQHLATLEKLLAGSGIEVQLLVGGQTARRREQVLERIAAGRTGIVVGTQALVCGAAPFRHLGLVVIDEQHRFGVLQRAVLQQGQAEPHTLVMTATPIPRTIAHAVYGDLDVSLLDELPPGRQPVASYRVGPDDLDRWWDFFRRKLAGGRRGYVVVPAVEESARGLASIGSAFETLANGPLEAFRLGLMHGRLKPRAKAAVMEDFRAGKLDVLVATSVIEVGIDVPEATLMTILDAETFGLAQLHQLRGRVARGPVRGICGAVTASQHDPQPRVDVFVATADGFALAEQDLVLRGPGDLVGTRQSGAPPLYLADLLRDGAVVAEARRDALELFDRDPTLADPSLERLKKLIVDRWGATLGLGQIG from the coding sequence GTGCGGACGGTCGGCGGCTTCCGCCCGGAGGCCGCATCGTACCGTTACACTGCGGCGATGAGCGAGCCCCGGCTGCCGACCGCGCACCTCGAGCCGAGCCTGACGACGCCGCTGGAGCGGCTGCCGGGCGTCGGTACCGCGCGGGCCCAGCGGCTGGCCCGGCTCGGGCTCGTGGCCGTCCGCGACGCGCTCATGCACTTCCCGCGCGACTACCGGGATTTCTCCGGGGCCCACGCCGTCGCCGGCCTCGCCGAGGGGGAGCACGCGTCCCTCTCCGGCGACGTCGTCGATGTCGGCACGCGGACGCTCGTCTCCGGCCGCCAGATGCTCACCGTGGTCGTCGCCGTCGGGGCTGACCGGGTCCGGGCCGTGTGGTTCAACATGCCGTTCATGGCCCGGCGGTTCGCCGTGGGGATGCGGGTCGCGCTCGCCGGCACGCCGCGGCGTCGGGCCGGGATCTGGGAGTTCGCCCATCCCGAGGTCCGCTGGCTGGCAGAGGGGGAAGAGCCGCATGCGTCGGAGTGGCTCGCCATCTATCCGCTCGCCGAAGGCGTGCAACAGTCGCACGTCCGCCTCGCCGTTCGCGCCGCGCTTGACCACGCCGCCGGCATCTGCCCCGAGGCCTTTCCAGACGAGACGCTCGCCGCCAAGAACCTGCTGCCGATCGAGCGGGCGCTCCGCGAGATGCACGCGCCGTCCGGTGCGGAGGGCGCGGCCGCCGCCCGGCGCCGGTTCGTATACCAGGAACTGTTCATGCTCCAGCTGGCGCTGCGCATGCAGCGCGGCCGGCAGCAGGAACGGCGGGCCGCCCCGATGCTTCCCGTGGACGCCCGGCTCGACAGCCGGATCCGGGCCCGCTTCGGCTTCGAGTTCACCCCGGCGCAGCGCCGGGTGTGCGCCGAGATCGCCGCCGACATCGGCCGGAGCGAACCGATGAACCGGCTCCTCCAGGGGGACGTCGGCAGCGGCAAGACCGCGGTGGCGATCTACGCGCTGCTGGCCGCCGTGGCCACGCCGGTGCGCCGGCCGGCCACCGCGGCCGGGGCGGCACCGGAGCCGGTCGTCGGACCCGACGGCCGGCCGGAACGCCATCAGGCGGCGATCATGGCGCCGACGGAACTGCTCGCCCGCCAGCATCTGGCGACGCTGGAAAAACTCCTCGCCGGGAGCGGCATCGAGGTCCAGCTGCTCGTCGGCGGCCAGACCGCGCGGCGGCGCGAACAGGTGCTGGAGCGGATCGCCGCGGGACGGACCGGGATCGTGGTCGGCACGCAGGCCCTGGTCTGCGGGGCGGCGCCGTTCCGCCACCTCGGCCTCGTGGTCATCGACGAGCAGCACCGGTTCGGCGTCCTCCAGCGGGCCGTGCTCCAGCAGGGGCAGGCGGAGCCGCACACGTTGGTGATGACCGCTACGCCGATTCCACGGACGATCGCCCATGCGGTGTACGGCGACCTCGACGTCTCGCTGCTCGACGAGCTGCCGCCGGGCCGGCAGCCGGTGGCCAGCTACCGGGTTGGGCCGGACGACCTCGACCGGTGGTGGGACTTTTTTCGGCGCAAGCTGGCCGGCGGCCGGCGTGGCTACGTCGTCGTGCCGGCGGTCGAGGAGTCGGCCCGTGGCCTGGCGAGCATCGGCTCCGCCTTCGAGACCCTGGCCAACGGCCCTCTGGAGGCGTTTCGGCTCGGCCTCATGCACGGCCGGCTGAAGCCCAGGGCAAAGGCCGCCGTCATGGAGGATTTTCGGGCCGGCAAGCTCGACGTGCTCGTGGCGACGAGCGTCATCGAGGTCGGGATCGACGTCCCCGAGGCGACGCTGATGACGATCCTCGACGCCGAGACGTTTGGGCTCGCACAGTTGCACCAGCTGCGTGGCCGCGTCGCCCGCGGCCCCGTCCGCGGCATCTGCGGCGCGGTCACGGCGTCGCAGCACGACCCGCAGCCCCGCGTCGACGTCTTCGTGGCCACGGCCGACGGCTTCGCCCTCGCCGAGCAGGACCTCGTGCTCCGCGGCCCAGGCGACCTTGTCGGCACGCGGCAGAGCGGGGCGCCGCCGCTGTACCTCGCCGACCTGCTCCGCGACGGGGCCGTCGTGGCCGAGGCCCGGCGGGACGCCCTGGAACTCTTTGATCGCGACCCGACGCTCGCCGATCCGAGCCTGGAACGGCTCAAGAAACTCATCGTCGACCGCTGGGGGGCGACACTCGGCCTCGGCCAGATCGGCTGA